AATAAATGAAAATAATGACATTAAACTTAGAGATAGGGGAATCAGCTGGATTGGTGCTAGAATGGGAAGACCAGAGAAAGCTAAGGAGAGAAAAATGAAACCACCAGTTCAAGTTCTGTTCCCAATTGGTTTGGCTGGTGGATCTTCAAGAGATATAAAGAAGGCGGCCGAGGAGGGTAAAATAGCGGAAGTTGAAATAGCCTTCTTTAAGTGTCCGAAGTGCGGTCACGTTGGTCCTGAACATATTTGCCCAAGATGTGGAACAAGAAAAGAGTTGCTATGGACATGCCCAAAGTGTAAAGCTGAGTATCCGGAGGAGCAGGCTAAGGGATACGATTACACTTGTCCAAAGTGTAACATTAAGCTCAAACCCTTTGCTAAGAGGAAGATAAAGCCATCTGAGCTTCTGAACAGGGCAATGGAGAACGTTAAGGTTTATGGAGTAGACAAGTTGAAAGGCGTCATGGGAATGACATCTGGCTGGAAAATGGCTGAACCTCTCGAAAAAGGACTTCTCAGAGCTAAAAATGAAGTTTATGTGTTCAAAGACGGGACGATAAGATTCGATGCAACAGATGCTCCAATAACTCACTTCAAACCAAGAGAAATTGGAGTTTCAGTAGATAAGCTGAGAGAACTTGGATATACGCATGACTTTGAGGGTAAACCACTAGTTAGTGAGGATCAGATCCTGGAGCTTAAGCCACAAGATATAATTCTCTCAAAAGAAGCTGGAAAATACTTATTAAGGGTTGCTAATTTTGTAGATGACCTGCTTGAGAAATTCTATGGCCTACCAAGATTCTACAATGCGGAGAAGATGGAAGATCTTATAGGGCATCTTGTTATAGGACTTGCTCCCCATACGTCCGCAGGAATAGTAGGGAGGATAATAGGATTCGTTGATGCATTAGTTGGATATGCCCATCCTTACTTCCATGCGGCTAAAAGAAGAAACTGCTTCCCTGGGGACACGAGAATTTTAGTTCAAGTAGATGGAAAGCCAGCTAGAATAACAATTCGTGAACTTTACGAGCTTTTCGAAGATGAGAGTTATGAGAAAATGGTCTATGTTAGGAGAAAGCCCAAAAAGAACGTTAAGGTGTATTCCTATGACCCAGTGAGCAATAAGGTTGTCCTTACTGAGATCGATGATGTCATAAAGGCACCAACCACGGATCATCTCATTAGATTTGAGCTTGAGCTTGGCAGGAGTTTTGAGACTACTGTGGATCATCCAGTTCTAGTTTACGAGAATGGGAAATTCATTGAGAAAAAGGCTTTTGAAGTTAGAGAAGGCGATTTAATCCTGATTCCAAGGCTTGAACTTCCAAGCGAGAATGCTGAGAAAATTGACGTTTTAGAAATTCTTTCATCTGAAGAGTTCAGTGAGATTTGGGATGGGATTGTTGTTAGGGGCATTGTCCCCTGGCTTCGCTCGAAAGGAGCAAATATTGTTGGGGACTCACTACCAGTTTCAAAGCTTCTCAGAATTCTTAAGGATTTAAAGATACCCCTTGATGAAGTTCCAGACTGTAAACTTTTCTTAAAGGATGATGACGTTGAAATAAGTCGCTTTATTCCAATGAAGCCCTTCTTACGAGTACTTGGCTACTATCTTGCTAGGGGATATACTAAGAGTCCCAATGGGATTGAGTTCTTGATAGAGAGTGATGCTGGAAGAGAAGATTTGGTGAGGTCACTTGGACTGGCCTTTGGTGGTAATATTGAAGTAGAGAGCAAAGATAATAAGGTGGTAATAAACTCTAAGGTTGTTCACTTGCTCCTTGTAAAACTACTCAAGGCTGGAGAGAGTACTGACACTAAGAGAGTTCCAGCTTTTATGTTCTCTCTTGCTCCAGAACTCGTTGCCGAATTCCTTAGGGCATACTTTAAGTACAAAGGAGAAGTCGTGGAGGAAACTTCGAGTGCAATTGTTTATGCCGACAACAGATTATTACTCGAGGACATTGAACTTCTGTTAATCTCAAAATTTGGCATCCTGGGTCACTATGCAGTGGGCAAAGATTCAGTGTATTCACTAAAAATCACGGGTGAGCACTATCTAAAGTTCCTTGACAGTATTGGTCTCGATAGTAAGCGCAAAGTCGAGATTCCAAATGGGAAAAATCTTATTTCGCAAGAAACTGGATGGGTTGTTAGGGTTGAAAAAATTAAGTACCTTAAGCCAAAGGAGAAGTTTGTATTCTCACTAAGTGCCAAGGATTATCACAATGTTATAGTCAATGAAGGAATTTTGGTTCACCAGTGTGATGGGGATGAAGATGCTGTAATGCTCCTTTTAGATGCTCTCCTTAACTTCTCCCGCTACTATCTTCCAGAGAAGCGTGGTGGAAAAATGGATGCTCCTTTGGTCATTACTACTCGGCTTGATCCGAGAGAAGTTGATAGCGAGGTTCATAATATGGACATAGTTAGATATTATCCACTTGAGTTTTATGAAGCTACTTATGAACTTAAGTCTCCAAAAGAGCTAGTTGGAGTAATTGAGAGGGTTGAAGATAGACTAGGAAAGCCTGAAATGTACTATGGAATAAAGTTTACTCATGATACAGATGATATAGCACTTGGTCCCAAAATGAGCCTCTACAAGCAGTTGGAGGATATGGAAGAAAAAGTTAGGAGGCAATTGAACCTTGCAAGAAGGATTAGAGCTGTTGATGAGAACTATGTTGCCGAAACAGTTCTTAATTCTCATTTAATTCCAGATCTGAGAGGTAATTTGAGAAGCTTTACAAGGCAAGAGTTCCGCTGTGTTAAATGTAATACCAAGTTTAGAAGACCTCCTATGGGAGGTAAGTGTCCAGTATGTGGTGGAAAGATAGTTCTCACGGTAAGTAAGGGAGCTATTGAGAAATACCTAGGAACCGCTAAGATGCTTGTTACGGAGTATAAGGTTAAGAATTACACGAGACAGAGAATTTGCCTAACGGAGAAGGACATAGATGCCTTGTTTGAGCATTTATTCCCGGAAACTCAGCTGACATTGGTTGTTAATCCAAACGATATTTGCCAGAGAATGATAAGGGAGAGAACCGGTCATGTAAGTAGTGGTGGACTATTGGAGAACTTTAGGTCAAATAATGCTGAGAACAAGAAGGATTCCGATAATAGACCTAAGAAAAAGGCAAAAGAAAAGCCAAAGAGGAAGAAAATCATAAGTTTAGAGGACTTCTTCTCTTCTCGCTAACCACAACTTTTAAGTTATATGTTGAGAATAAAATCCCTGGAGGCTTAGCCAATGAAGATAGTTTGGTATGGACACGCTTGTTTTTTAATTAAAACTGAAGGAGTGAGTATCCTAATAGATCCTTATCCAGATGTTGATGAAGACAGAATGGAGAAAGTAGATTACATCCTAATAACTCATGAGCACATGGATCATTATGGGAAAACTCCTTTGATAGCAAAACTTAACGACGCCGAGGTCATAGGGCCAAAGACAGTATACCTAATGGCAATTAGTGATGGACTCACAAAAGTCAGAGAGATTGAAGCAGGTCAAGAAATTGAGCTTGGTGATGTTAAAGTTGAAGCATTTTATACAGAGCATCCTACCAGCCAATACCCCCTGGGATACCTAATAAAAGGTGAGAAAAATGTTGCCCATCTTGGAGATACATATTACAGTCCGACATTTAAACAGCTTAGAGGGAAAGTGGATGTTCTTCTGGTTCCGATAGGTGGTAGATCCACTGCAAGCGAGAGAGAGGCTGTAGATATCATTGATATAATAAAGCCTAGAATAGTCGTTCCAATGCACTATGGAACATATGGGCCAAATAATGTTGAGAACTTTAAACAAGAGCTCATAAAAAGGAGGGTTTGGGTTCTTGTAAAGGACCTAAAGCCTTATGAGGGTTTCGAAGTTTGAGGGTAAAGAAATGTTGCTAACTACTGGAGTTAAGGGGTTAGATAGGCTTTTGGCTGGTGGAGTTGCTAAGGGTGTTATTTTGCAGGTGTATGGCCCCTTTGCTACGGGCAAAACAACTTTTGCTATGCAAGTTGGATTGCTAAACGAGGGTAAGGTTGCATACGTTGATACGGAAGGTGGTTTTTCCCCAGAAAGACTTTCTCAAATGGCCGAGGCAAGGGGAATTGATCCACAGAGAGCCCTTGAGAAGTTTTTAATTTTTGAACCTATGGATTTAAACGAGCAGAGGAAAATAATCTCAAAGCTGAAGACAATTATTAATGAGAAATTCTCTTTAGTTGTTGTTGATTCCTTAACCGCCCACTATAGGGCTGAAGGAAGGGATTATGGGGAAATAGCGAAGCAACTTCAAGTTCTTCAGTGGATAGCGAGGAAGAAAAATGTTGCAGTTATAGTTGTAAATCAGGTGTATTATGATTCATCAAGCGGAGAACTCAAGCCAATAGCCGAGCACACTCTTGGGTACAGGACGAAGGATATTCTGAGATTTGAGAAGCTTAGGGTTGGGGTTAGAATTGCAGTCTTAGAGAGGCACAGGTTGAGGCCAGAGGGGGGAATAGTGTACTTTAAAATAACTGACAAAGGGCTAGAGGATGTTGAGGTTGAAAATTGGAAAAATAGGGAGGATTAAACTCTGTCGTAGACTTCTTTGGCTATTTTGAGAGTCGCCTTGTAAAGCTTTTCGCTTATTATTCCATCTTCGTAGTGTTCCTTGAGTTTTTCCTTATCTATTATCTCTTTTTTTCCATCTGGCCACTTAACTATGTCAACTTCTAAGTCTATGTATCTCGCCCTGTCTGGGTAGATTTCTACTGGAGTGTTTATGTTGTAGAACTCTCCTTTCAGGTTTCCTTCCTTGTCATAATATCTATGAACGAACCACCATTTTCCAGCTTCTATTTCGGTTATTGCATAATCTCCATGCTCTATAGGAACCCCTAGTCCATCATACAGCTTCTCTGGCTTTAGAAATCTCTTAATTTTGACTTTTAGCGGATTGGTTGAAACCTCTATTATCTCCCCTGGCCCTATTTTTATTACCTGTCCATCTGGCTTTACGTGGTTCAGCGTAAATAGCCATCCAACCTTTGGCCCTTTGTTTTGAATTACTGCCTCTATAAACCCCTCGCTAATCTTCTGTCTTTGGGAGGGTATCTTTGCCAATATCCCCTCCGCAACTTCCACGGCAAGCGTGAATTCTGGGTCATAGGATTTAAATTGATGGTGTCCCTCTATAGTTGGGACGACTTTGTTCCTTATCTCATCAAGCTTTTTCTTTGCTCCTCCACCGAATTCTACTTCGTAAATTTCTCTGCCTTCAACGATTTCTGCAGGGGCGGAGTATTTCTCGGCTTCTTT
This is a stretch of genomic DNA from Pyrococcus sp. ST04. It encodes these proteins:
- a CDS encoding DNA-directed DNA polymerase II large subunit, with translation MELPKEIEEYFEMLQKEIDRAYEIAKKARAQGKDPSLDVEIPQATDMAGRVESLVGPPGVAKRIRELVKEYGKEIAALKIVDEIIEGKFGDFGSKEKYAEQAVRTALAILTEGIVSAPIEGIADVKIKRNTWADNSEYLALYYAGPIRSSGGTAQALSVLVGDYVRKKLGLDRFKPSEKHIERMVEEVDLYHRAVTRLQYHPSPEEVRLAMKNIPIEITGEATDDVEVSHRDVPGVETNQLRGGAILVLAEGVLQKAKKLVKYIDKMGIEGWDWLKEFVEAKEKGEGKEDKEEKSENTSQAETAVEELRVEVEKGFYYELYEKFRSEIAPSDKYAKEIIGGRPLFAGPSSNGGFRLRYGRSRVSGFATWSINPATMILVDEFLAIGTQMKTERPGKGAVVTPSTTAEGPIVKLKDGSVVRVDDYQLALKIRDNVEEILYLGDAIIAFGDFVENNQTLLPANYVEEWWIQEFVKAVKDIYEVELRPFEENSKDAVEEAADYLDVDKDFLFKMLYDPLRVKPPIELAIHFSKILDIPLHPYYTLYWNSLEPEDVEELWRILKDNAEIEWDSFRGIRLAKKIKISLESLGKAKRYLELLGLPHTLSDGVVIIEYPWSAALLTPLGNLEWEFKAKPMFTVIDIINENNDIKLRDRGISWIGARMGRPEKAKERKMKPPVQVLFPIGLAGGSSRDIKKAAEEGKIAEVEIAFFKCPKCGHVGPEHICPRCGTRKELLWTCPKCKAEYPEEQAKGYDYTCPKCNIKLKPFAKRKIKPSELLNRAMENVKVYGVDKLKGVMGMTSGWKMAEPLEKGLLRAKNEVYVFKDGTIRFDATDAPITHFKPREIGVSVDKLRELGYTHDFEGKPLVSEDQILELKPQDIILSKEAGKYLLRVANFVDDLLEKFYGLPRFYNAEKMEDLIGHLVIGLAPHTSAGIVGRIIGFVDALVGYAHPYFHAAKRRNCFPGDTRILVQVDGKPARITIRELYELFEDESYEKMVYVRRKPKKNVKVYSYDPVSNKVVLTEIDDVIKAPTTDHLIRFELELGRSFETTVDHPVLVYENGKFIEKKAFEVREGDLILIPRLELPSENAEKIDVLEILSSEEFSEIWDGIVVRGIVPWLRSKGANIVGDSLPVSKLLRILKDLKIPLDEVPDCKLFLKDDDVEISRFIPMKPFLRVLGYYLARGYTKSPNGIEFLIESDAGREDLVRSLGLAFGGNIEVESKDNKVVINSKVVHLLLVKLLKAGESTDTKRVPAFMFSLAPELVAEFLRAYFKYKGEVVEETSSAIVYADNRLLLEDIELLLISKFGILGHYAVGKDSVYSLKITGEHYLKFLDSIGLDSKRKVEIPNGKNLISQETGWVVRVEKIKYLKPKEKFVFSLSAKDYHNVIVNEGILVHQCDGDEDAVMLLLDALLNFSRYYLPEKRGGKMDAPLVITTRLDPREVDSEVHNMDIVRYYPLEFYEATYELKSPKELVGVIERVEDRLGKPEMYYGIKFTHDTDDIALGPKMSLYKQLEDMEEKVRRQLNLARRIRAVDENYVAETVLNSHLIPDLRGNLRSFTRQEFRCVKCNTKFRRPPMGGKCPVCGGKIVLTVSKGAIEKYLGTAKMLVTEYKVKNYTRQRICLTEKDIDALFEHLFPETQLTLVVNPNDICQRMIRERTGHVSSGGLLENFRSNNAENKKDSDNRPKKKAKEKPKRKKIISLEDFFSSR
- a CDS encoding MBL fold metallo-hydrolase, which translates into the protein MKIVWYGHACFLIKTEGVSILIDPYPDVDEDRMEKVDYILITHEHMDHYGKTPLIAKLNDAEVIGPKTVYLMAISDGLTKVREIEAGQEIELGDVKVEAFYTEHPTSQYPLGYLIKGEKNVAHLGDTYYSPTFKQLRGKVDVLLVPIGGRSTASEREAVDIIDIIKPRIVVPMHYGTYGPNNVENFKQELIKRRVWVLVKDLKPYEGFEV
- the radB gene encoding DNA repair and recombination protein RadB; translation: MRVSKFEGKEMLLTTGVKGLDRLLAGGVAKGVILQVYGPFATGKTTFAMQVGLLNEGKVAYVDTEGGFSPERLSQMAEARGIDPQRALEKFLIFEPMDLNEQRKIISKLKTIINEKFSLVVVDSLTAHYRAEGRDYGEIAKQLQVLQWIARKKNVAVIVVNQVYYDSSSGELKPIAEHTLGYRTKDILRFEKLRVGVRIAVLERHRLRPEGGIVYFKITDKGLEDVEVENWKNRED
- a CDS encoding ribonuclease E/G: MSTDSEISVRIRGIYSTALTKLLMDKGFKIVQPSDVIAERLGIEKSFEDFDVDIYDKNHGITMVGTGVEEVRKALEEELIDVFFRKLPYKLYGIYKGIVVKRDDRYVYVDIGNAIGTVLIEELPDAVEGDEVVVQVKKHNVLPHLSVLITIPGDYAVLIPKPIGVQRHVKISRKIRDPEERERLRILGLSVDLGEWGVLWRTAAAYKEWNVLRDELVRLSKIADKLKEAEKYSAPAEIVEGREIYEVEFGGGAKKKLDEIRNKVVPTIEGHHQFKSYDPEFTLAVEVAEGILAKIPSQRQKISEGFIEAVIQNKGPKVGWLFTLNHVKPDGQVIKIGPGEIIEVSTNPLKVKIKRFLKPEKLYDGLGVPIEHGDYAITEIEAGKWWFVHRYYDKEGNLKGEFYNINTPVEIYPDRARYIDLEVDIVKWPDGKKEIIDKEKLKEHYEDGIISEKLYKATLKIAKEVYDRV